A genome region from Takifugu flavidus isolate HTHZ2018 unplaced genomic scaffold, ASM371156v2 ctg733, whole genome shotgun sequence includes the following:
- the LOC130521147 gene encoding synaptotagmin-1-like: protein MGRLHFTLDNNFTDNILVVGILQAAELPAMDVGGSSDPYVKLYLLPDKKKKFETKVHRKNFDPNFNETFSFKVPYTELGGRTLVMTVYDFDRFSKHDAIGAVKIPMSTADFSQSLEEWRDLQKAEKEESEKLGDVCLSLRYVPTAGKLTVMILEAKNLKKMDVGGLSDPYVKIHFMQNGKRLKKKKTTIKNSLNPYYNESFSFEVPCEQIEKVQIAVTVLDYDKIGKNDAIGKVVLGASSTGTEQRHWSDMLANPRRPIAQWHSLRHQEEVNSLLFSKK from the exons ATGGGCAGGCTACATTTCACTTTAGATAACAATTTCACTGACAATATT CTGGTTGTAGGTATCCTGCAAGCTGCTGAGCTGCCAGCGATGGATGTGGGGGGAAGCTCTGACCCCTACGTTAAACTTTACCTCCTCccggacaaaaagaaaaagtttgaaACTAAAGTTCACAGGAAGAACTTTGATCCCAACTTCAATGAGACTTTCTCATTTAAG GTACCCTACACCGAGCTTGGTGGCAGGACGCTGGTGATGACCGTGTACGACTTTGACCGTTTCTCAAAACATGATGCTATAGGAGCTGTGAAGATACCAATGAGCACCGCTGATTTCAGCCAGTCTCTTGAAGAGTGGAGGGATCTACAgaaagcagagaaggaggag AGTGAGAAGCTTGGAGATGTATGTCTGTCACTTAGGTATGTGCCCACTGCTGGAAAGTTGACAGTGATGATTTTAGAAGCCAAAAACTTGAAGAAAATGGATGTGGGAGGGCTGTCAG ACCCTTATGTGAAAATCCACTTCATGCAAAATGGGAAAagactgaagaaaaagaaaacaacgatAAAGAACAGTCTGAATCCTTACTACAACGAGTCCTTTAGCTTTGAAGTGCCATGTGAGCAGATAGAG AAAGTGCAGATTGCAGTGACTGTGTTGGACTACGATAAGATTGGCAAAAACGACGCCATTGGGAAAGTGGTGCTGGGTGCCAGCAGCACTGGGACTGAGCAACGCCACTGGTCCGACATGCTGGCTAACCCACGCAGGCCAATAGCTCAGTGGCACAGCCTCCGGCATCAAGAGGAAGTCAACTCTTTACTTTTCAGTAAAAAATGA